Part of the Helicobacter ganmani genome, GCTTTGCAAGCTCCAAAATGCTGATAAAAATGTTAGGATTGGCAAGATTGTAAATACCCGTTGTGTTTTTGTCCAAAAGTCCCAATAAGATTCCACTTGAAGCGTCAAAAACATCTAAATAATTGCGTTTCGTCTCCCCTTTTGTGAGCAGGGTAATTTCGCCTTTTTCTAAGGCTTGGTTCAAAAACGCCATATAGACGCGCTGGTCTTCTTTGCTCACTCCTGCCCCTATGACTTGACTTAAGCGCAAGATACAGATATTCAAGGAATATTGCGCCGCATAAGCAATCATCAAATGCTCACACAATCGCTTGGCGGCAGGATAGCAGTTTCTAGGGTTTAGCACAGGAAGCACGCCCAAATCCTCCTCACGCACATTTTTTTCTTTTGTCTCCCCATAGACTTCCATAGTGGATAAAAAAACGATTTTTTTGCTTTGATTCTTTCTTGCTAATTCTAACAAATCTTTCGTGTGCTGGTAAATTGTTTCTATTGTTTCCACAGGAGAATCTACGAAATATTGACTTTGCGTAGGTGAGGCGCAACATAGGAGATAATCTATTTTTTCTAAGCATTCTTTGTAATCTTCAATGAACATTAAAGAATCGCATTGAGGATTGATTGAAATGCCCAAAGTCTGGAATCTTTCCAAAGCCCTTTTTTTATTTCTTGTCGTGCAATAAATTTTAATGTTTTTTACATTGCGCAAAAGAACGCTGATAAACATAGAGCCAATCAAGCCGCTTCCACCGCTGATAAGAAGTGTTTGGTTCTCTAGGGAGGCAAACCAATGTGCGAAGTTTTCTTTGAGCCTTAATGCGCCATCTCTTAAGAGTTTTGCAGTCATTTTAGATTCCAAAAATGTTTTCTACATCACGTGTTTTCATAATGGATTCTATCAAATAATAATCCATAGCTGTGGTGAGTTTGACATTACAAACCGAACATTCTACAAAATGCAATGGGATTCCATAGAAGTTTGCCATAGAAGCCGTATCAATGAAGCTTCGCTTTTCCTTTTTGGCGCGATGATGAATCCTTAAAATCTCCTCCAAAATAAAGCTTTGTGGGGCTTTTGCCACCATACATTCCTCTCTATCAAAAATCGTTTGGATTTCCCCTGCCTCCCCTTTAAGCGCAATAGTTTCATAAGTTTTTGAAGCACTAATTGCATTGCCGTGCTGCTCTACGCAAGCAAGATTTTGGGTAATTTCCTCGTGCGTGATGAGGGGGCGGACACCATCGTGGATTAGGACAATATCACGCGGATTTTTGGAGTATTTTTTGGCACATTGCAATCCCAAAAAGATAGATTCCTGCCCGCTCACTCCACCGGGGATTATCTCTGCAATTTTGGAGATTTGGTATTTGGAGATTTCTGCTTGTAGTTTGGGGATATAAGATTCTAGGCAAACAACAAGGATTTTGTCTATTTTGTGATGACTTTCAAAAATTTTTAAAGTATGGATAATCACAGGAATCCCTCCAATGGTTAAGAATTGTTTGGGGATTCCACTTTTGTGGTTCATTCTTTGTCCTGTGCCACCTGCAAAAATTACAACGATGTTTTTCAAATTTATCCTTATATGGTTTCTCTTGAATTAAAGCAATTTTAACATAAAATCTACTACTTTTGCGCTGGAATCTCCTTTGCAAGATTCCATATATTCTTCCCAAAGACAATGAGAGGTTTCTTGTTGCATTGCCAAAATCAATTCCTCTTGTGTGTAAGCGACATTTTCTCTGCCGACTAATTCCTCTGGAGTGCGATAAAGCGGGCGATTGGAAGCGAGATAATCCTCTAAATCCGGCACATAAAGCAAAATGGGGCGATGAAAAAATGCAAAATCAAAAATAATAGACGAATAATCGCTAATCAGCGCGTCGCTGATGCTTAAAATCCATTCTAAAGGCTCATAGCTAACATTGATAAAGTCTTGATTGGCAAGTTTTAGGCTTGGGTGGCTTCGCACGATGATGACTTTGTCGTCAAAAGTTCGGTTGATTTTTGGCACATCAAGCAGGATTTCTCCCTCACGTCTTTTGCGTGATTCTCTAAAAGTTGGTGCATAGAGATAGATTTTTTTGCCTTTTAATGCGGGATATTTCTGCAGAAATTCTTGCTTGTTTTTTGTAGAATGGATTTGAAAGAATCGGTCAAGTCTTGGAAGTCCGAAGCTTAAAATTTGGGATTCTTTGACATTAAACATTCGCGCATAATCTGCTTTGAGCTTTTCATCTGAAATATTGACAAAACGCGTGTTTTTGTGAATCCTTTTTGCCCTTTTGAAATCTTGCGCATTGGTGCAAATATCAAACGCAACTTTCTTGTATAAGCCCCCACCATGCCAAAGTTGAATCACAATACTATCGCTTTTTAATTTTAGATGAGATAAAAAAAAGTTGCTTTGGTCTAGCAAAATGATTTTGGATTTCAAAAGCAAAAAGAGTGTTGAAAGTGATTTATTGTTTTTGCAGACTTTATAAGGAATCTTGCGCAAATCAAGTGTATTTTGAATGCAAGAGAGATTAGAATAAGCAAGGCTCGTATCAGAAAAAACGAGCGTGATTCCGTCTTTTTTCACAAAAGAAAAAACAAAAACAAAGATTTTTAAAAATAAAGAAAGCAAATAAGGCAAGGGATTCTCTGAAATTTAGTTATAATTGTAGGAATGATTCCATAAAATACATAAATTTAGGCTTTAGGGAATGTTTCAAAATTATTATTTTTATAATCTTTTGCAAATTTTTACCACAAAAAACTTTAAGGGTTGGGGACGCAAAAAAACAGGAAAATTTGCTGTAATGTGTCATAAAATTTTTGGTGGTGATTTGACATTGCTTGAAGATGGTTTTGTCCGCTCACTCGGGCTTGGAGTGGAAAATTCCCCAAGATTCAGTGTTGTAGAGGATAAGCTTGGAATCTATTATGACGCGACAAGCCCTAGCACATTAGAAAATTTACTCAACACCTATGATTTTGATTCCGACCCAAAACTTCTTGCGACTGCAAGGGAAGCAATGCGTCGCATTGTGCAGTATAATATTTCCAAGTATAATTGTTCCAAAATGCTTCCACAGGATTATTTTGCCAAAGATTCTAGCAAGAAAAAAATCTTGATTATTGCACAGACGAATCAAGATTCTAGCTTGTTGTATGGTTATGGGGAGAAATTTAGCACAAGTGAGATGATAGAATCCGCATACAAAGAAAATAAAGGCGCAAAAATTTATCTGAAAATTCACCCCGATGTCCTAAGTGGCAAGCGGCAATCCGATATTCTTAAGCACGAGATTCCACCCTTTTGTGAAGTGATAACAGAGGATTTTAATCCGATTTCTTTGCTGAAATGTTTTGACAAAGTCTATACAAAAACTTCGCAAATGGGTT contains:
- a CDS encoding NAD-dependent epimerase/dehydratase family protein; this translates as MTAKLLRDGALRLKENFAHWFASLENQTLLISGGSGLIGSMFISVLLRNVKNIKIYCTTRNKKRALERFQTLGISINPQCDSLMFIEDYKECLEKIDYLLCCASPTQSQYFVDSPVETIETIYQHTKDLLELARKNQSKKIVFLSTMEVYGETKEKNVREEDLGVLPVLNPRNCYPAAKRLCEHLMIAYAAQYSLNICILRLSQVIGAGVSKEDQRVYMAFLNQALEKGEITLLTKGETKRNYLDVFDASSGILLGLLDKNTTGIYNLANPNIFISILELAKQIAKEVGSKKGVEIPIKQCQKANLSAFLPPFERSLDTSKLQNLGWKPLFSLEESIGSMLESLE
- a CDS encoding IspD/TarI family cytidylyltransferase; translation: MKNIVVIFAGGTGQRMNHKSGIPKQFLTIGGIPVIIHTLKIFESHHKIDKILVVCLESYIPKLQAEISKYQISKIAEIIPGGVSGQESIFLGLQCAKKYSKNPRDIVLIHDGVRPLITHEEITQNLACVEQHGNAISASKTYETIALKGEAGEIQTIFDREECMVAKAPQSFILEEILRIHHRAKKEKRSFIDTASMANFYGIPLHFVECSVCNVKLTTAMDYYLIESIMKTRDVENIFGI
- a CDS encoding CDP-glycerol glycerophosphotransferase family protein, with the protein product MPYLLSLFLKIFVFVFSFVKKDGITLVFSDTSLAYSNLSCIQNTLDLRKIPYKVCKNNKSLSTLFLLLKSKIILLDQSNFFLSHLKLKSDSIVIQLWHGGGLYKKVAFDICTNAQDFKRAKRIHKNTRFVNISDEKLKADYARMFNVKESQILSFGLPRLDRFFQIHSTKNKQEFLQKYPALKGKKIYLYAPTFRESRKRREGEILLDVPKINRTFDDKVIIVRSHPSLKLANQDFINVSYEPLEWILSISDALISDYSSIIFDFAFFHRPILLYVPDLEDYLASNRPLYRTPEELVGRENVAYTQEELILAMQQETSHCLWEEYMESCKGDSSAKVVDFMLKLL